The Balneolaceae bacterium sequence CCTGGTGCATTATGCACTTCCACATCTCAAAAAAACAAAAGGAGCTATTGTAAATATCAGCTCAAAAACAGCTCTCACTGGACAGGGAGGTACATCAGGCTATGCTGCAAGCAAAGGTGCACAACTGGCTCTCACTCGCGAGTGGGCCGTAGAACTGGCACAATATGGAGTTCGGGTAAACGCAATTGTGCCAGCCGAAGTAATGACTCCGCTTTACAGAAAATGGATACAATCTTTTGATAATCCCGAGGAACGACTTTCAGAAATTGAAAATCGAATACCGCTTGAAAAACGCTTTACAACTTCCGAAGAGATTGCTGATACAGCACTGTTTCTGTTGAGTGATCGCAGTTCACATACCACCGGTCAGTGGCTGTTTGTAGATGGCGGTTATGTACATTTTGACCGCGCGTATCAGGCATGATTCAGGATAC is a genomic window containing:
- a CDS encoding SDR family oxidoreductase — its product is MDLHLKNKVFIVTGGAKGIGESIVWGLVNEGAIPVILGRSEEASIELKKKIEKKGGECLNVIADLPNPEVCEDTVQKAVNTFGALHGIVNNAGVNDGAGLESGGPDEFRESVTTNLLHYYDLVHYALPHLKKTKGAIVNISSKTALTGQGGTSGYAASKGAQLALTREWAVELAQYGVRVNAIVPAEVMTPLYRKWIQSFDNPEERLSEIENRIPLEKRFTTSEEIADTALFLLSDRSSHTTGQWLFVDGGYVHFDRAYQA